ACTAAAGTCAATCAAAGTGAATCATAGTTAATCATTATATGAATTGAATGTATACCTATCCCGAAGGTACTCCAGTACTTTCAacattgtttctttctttgctGTGGCAAACGACTCATCAAACCTGAACTGTAAAACTATATCATCTCGCACAGACGACCGTATTGGTTTAAGTCCTTCCTGCCGTGTGGTATAAATAATAAGAACAATAAATCAGCACTTGTAATACGCACTTCATCAGAAAAAAAGTTCTAAGGCAGAAATCTAGATCAATTTTCAATGAAGACACATTATCACATTGTGATGGAAAATACCAGTATGGAGAAACATGCCAAAACAGGTCAACAGGggtgaaatttgaagaaaaaaaaattatcaattaaTGCAAAAACTTAGGAACTTCCTTCTTGATAAATAACATCAAGAAAGGGTTAAAACTATCTTTGAAACAACATGTACCATtgtattttcaataaacaactcGACTTTAAACCCTTTTTTCATTCAGTATACTCTCTCAATTTTAAATTATGCAAAAGGACAAAAGGACTTAAAAACATGAGcaaatcaaccaatcagaattgGTGTTGCATGCCTATTTATATGAACTGAGCCTCAGGAGACTTTTATAAAAGTCACTCCCAAttatgcatattcatgagctaCTGACCTCTGACATCGCATATTCCTCTGCTATGTACTCATCTGATTTTCCAAGAATGCTTAGTATCATGGCTGTTACGATTCCAGTGCGATCTTTTCCGTGAGCGCAGGAGACTAACGCTGGCAGATTATCTGGATTGGACACCGTCCTCAGAACTGGATGAGAAGGGAAAAGAATGGAACTATCATGGAGGAAAAAGCTTATTGTTTGTTGGgattattggcccaatgaccagggcactaatgtaaagagcattgagACGGTAACTGTGGATATgatatgattgattgattgaattgattgattgaatttattcAGATAAGTAagaagaactagttattattattattaacttaccAAAGCATAACTGCTTGCCTCCGAACTCCAGCATGTCAATGTACTGTCCAGAAAGACCGTGGTCATTAATGGTATCCTTGAACATTCTCACAAAGTGCTTGAAGTTATTCCCCATGATGATGTCGAACACCAACACACAGAGGGCAAGCAGCCGTTTGTATAGCGGAGCCGAGTTAAAGGTTTTCATGGCCAATTCAAACGAGAAGAAATCGATGAGATACCGTCGTTGCGATAAATCTTTCACGTCAACGATCTTCTTCTTGAGACCTTTCATCGGAATATCGATTGGGTACGGTTTGACCTTGGGGTCTGGGAGGGATTTTGGAATGAGAACACCGACAATATGGTCGATAGCTTTCGGGGTGCTTTCACGAAGGTACTCTGTTTTGCTGCGAAGGTCTAAGTGGGTTCGTATACCAAGACTTTGAAGATGTTTAATGTCTTCCGGGGACGCCTTGTCCTGTTTGGCTGAGCGATACAGCTTCCCGTGGGCGTCGATCCTCCGAAGATTCAAAATGGAGTCAAGAGGAACGTGGACGTCCCCGTCGGGAAGATCAGAGCCATCTGATGGATTTGAGTTGTGCAGCGAGGCGAAGACCATCTTTGAGATGAGATTGATGGACTTGGCATCTGAGAGGAAAGGACGAAAGTTACTTTGATGGAGGCTGCGGCAAAGTCTTGTTACACTCAtcaatgggtgttttttcttgacgAGTGTAGAAGACTTCTAAAACTCCCTGCATGGATAGGAAAAATAACTAAATGTTAGATTCAAGTCAAAATAAATAGCACacacttgattttgtttttttagttcaTTGGCCAAAAGTTGAAAAAGGATTACCCCGTAGCGTGACAAAGTCCCTGCCAAGACATAAACTGTTCTTTCTTTGTATCCACTGAAATAAATTGGTATCCTCTGATTTAGAGGAAtcttttaaaaggttttttcctttttcattccttatgaaataaattagtgactaatttactcaaatgagatgtTCCTTTTGGTGCTAAAAGATAGCAAGATACAGAAATCTTTCTGAATTTTAAAAGGGCCAAGTTTTTGCCTGCGATGGTTTTGCAAGGCTCTGCTAGTACCAACCCTGTATGGACATTGTCCCACCTTGTTCGTGTTGTTGGGCTGTAATAAGAGTAATGGCTCTCTTTTCACACTGATTGgtcttaaaaaaacaagtagCCAAGGCCAGCTTCTAAAACTATAAAAGTGGGCTACTTCTAATCTAGAAACTAGAAATCGGGGAGACTTTATTTAGTTAGTACAGAGTATGATAAGAGCGAGccataaaaaaaagctcaacAAAGTGGGCTACTGTATCTAGCCTACCACACTATACTCTGACTGAGAGGGCTAGGTAGTAGTGTAGTAGTAGCCCACCTTGTTTGGTTTTTTATGGCTCACTTTTATCATTAGTCTTATCATAAATGGTAACTGTAAGATAAGGTCGATAATAAAAGAGAGCCCCAACAGCCCAACAATGCCtatactaagggaataaaagggtagcttcTAGTTTGTTCACGACCATCTAAAACAGTAATGACCagtgttttaaacggccgtgaaagaactagaagctacccttttattcccattcataaatgccttttttgttaaaaggcattaaaaaatacatttatagacacttttacaattaataattcgaggtttgaaatattttttcaaaaactttgtgaagaatctgtttgatgcgcgtgggttgtgtgtacgcgcacgcgcttagattacgcgcACGCGCTTAGATTAGGCGCTGTtactatagctatgaattgcgttccgcgtgataatctttgAGCCCGACACACGTAAGCCAGCttgttataaacactggtcattatcaaaggtttatacacacccacgtgacgcgctctccaccaataggaatagcaaaactgtctgaggtatttatgaatatataatACACTCTATCTAGAATCCTGTATGTATGGTTTAAATAAGATTCCTGTGGGATTCTTTTATATGTTTCTGCACTTCTTTGATTCCAAATATTATTAAGATTCATGTAGTAAGAATAGAttattacttacagggttttgttttgtatgggGAAAAAATCAGTGGAAGCACCACCTGTGAAATAATGCCCTTACCAACGCGAACCCAATGCAGTAAAGCGGGGCACATTAGCTGAAGCTTCAACAcctcggaaaagtttccgtatgcgcgccaccactttttcacaaatttttacaaaaagaaatatctCATTGAGCtgaggtaaataagatactatattatttcatatcgaattaaaaagtggtggcgccataaaGAAACTTTTCCCAACCCTCAACACCAAAGTAAACCAAAGTAAGTCAAACTAAAAAGTCCCAGGTTTCTAGATAGAAGTAGCCCACCACGCCCACTTATTCACCaaccaaaatcaaatcaaagagCTGCAAAAATTTTTTTATCGATCATCTTTCGAATTGTTTTGgtgttaatttttaattaagAGCTTATCATACTTACTTACGATAATTTACTTCACTTCTAAACACGATTATTTGTGGTAAAGTCAAAGGATACAACCGTGTTTTCACATCGTTTTTAGTAGGAACGAAGAGAAGAGGCGCCTCCAAAAAATGATcatgtgtttatatttttgtttttgtgtacacagcgccctcaagtggcCAAACTTATCCAGGaatgttttctgaaaaaaattgtgttggGAAATTGCGGCAAAGTAACTAGTGTAAACAACCGTAAACAACTGTGTAAGTTGATGTATTCCAGACAGCAATGAAGAATCAAACTATCACCAATGTTTCGCCAGTATTTTGTGACGTGTTTAAtagcaatcctgtttttatttgagACCACTGATAGTCAaggtaaacaaattgttaacttttaattattttatgggaaaagtttccgtatggcgccaccactgtttcattcgatatgaaataatatactttctaatttacctcaatgagatatccctttttgtaaaaatgagtgaaaaagtggtggcgccatacggaaagttatccattttatgtaatttttatcaataaataacGTGTGAGCTTTGCCTTAACCAGTAACGGTATGGTTCACTGCCAAGGACCAGATCAGCCactattgaataataataaataataataataagacttgtaatgcgcacgtatccaccctgctgggtgttcaaggcgcagtaaaaaccaacaacaaacaaaacaaaacaaaacaaagaaaaacagacacaacaaaattagtctttgaaaacctgtgacatataTAAGATAAGTTTTCAGAAGAGATTTAGCAATGTTTAGTGGCGTGGCTATTCGATAATTTCCTTTATGGTTATGACAAGTCTCCACAGCGAGGTGGTGATATTtagacaaataaataatgagCGAGGTGGTCACTGAATAAGAAGGGTTGACCACCTATCCTTTACTTTGATCAAGTTTGAAGGGGGAGTGGAAACAGTTGCGTTATTCCGTTAATTATAGGTCTAATAATAGTAACCTGAGAGGCTGAGCTGAGGGTCGCGATAATCACAACTAAGCTGAAAGGGGAAGACAGGGTAGAGATTACTGCAACATAGGATGagattatcgcaactacaacTGAGGTAATGCGGTAATTTACAGAAAAGAAcgttgttttttaataaaataatggtTTGATCTCTTTCCTGTGTTTTCCCTCATGTTTTGTGTGTAAGTTTTCTGAATTGTTTCTTTTAACAAAACTAAGTTGAAAAATTACATTATTCCCATTTCTTCATTTCATTTACCTATGTACCTGTCTGTGGTTTACTTTCTTTGGTTTGTTAACACTTTGAATCTGAAACTAAAAAGTAGTCTGAGAAAAACGACGGATATGAaataatcattttaaaaataaatcatctATTTTTGTCATCGTGCTACAGATATTCAAGGAAGGGTCAACCTGGGGTCAGATGGTAACTCTACGACATCCTCCACTGATTTCTTCTTCACGCTCAATGTCAACTCTGGGACCCTGCCATTGAACTTTGACCTGTACAATGTGACGGACGGAAGCAATGCCACGGGGGTTGCATTTGATGAAGATGTAAGTATGAATAGGGATAGAGTATCATGggcgagcggttaagagcatcaaattcaagctctgcttgttaagtcatcagagtgtgtgTTTGAATCTTGGTTCTTGgtcataacacttgtgtccttgagcaagatgcgtTACTTTAATTGCTCCTCTCAACAAAGGGgtatataaatgggtacctgtgaaggTAGTAtaattgtgtatgaaaaagcctttgaaaatatactatcaatagctctcctttgttcgttaccaagttatttttttatgctagtacatatttttgagtaattaccaaatggatccagtgcctttaaagatatgatagtatttggtttttattatagcgctttatacaccatgtctcaaagtgcttccaacattattaccctgatcactcagccatttcattccttaaaccatctcagctcctatGGCAGTATACATCCTGTGCCACCATGTAGTgcactaagctaaaccaacAAACAAGAACCATCtttaccctcacaggtacccacttacccctgggtggagagaagcaattaccgtaaaatgtcttgctcagggacacaagtgtcacgaccgggattcaaacccacactctgctgaacaggaacaccagagcttgagttcaatGCTCTAATCCGCTCGGGCACTACACCCCAATATTACCCCACAGTACCCCAATATTACTCTTAATCCTTATTATGTGATATTTGTTTCATCAACAGGTGACTGTGTCCTGTGCCATAACGACAGTTTTCACTGAGGGAGATTCTGTATTACAATTCACTGATGCAGTCATAGAGCTTAGAAATGGCGTCACTGTGGGTGATGCGCCGTTTGAGTAAGTATTCTGAGCTAGGGTCCGAAGGAACTTGTCATGTGCAGTTTGGTGATGTACAGAGAAAATGTAGTATTTTGTGCTCAAGCTCTGTAgtttttgttcagcagagtgtaggttcgagtctCATTCATGAAATggttgtccttaagcaagacacttaaccaacctttccgatgggacgtaaagctttTGCCCTGTGTATTGTAtgatgcacataaaagaacccagtgcatcaaaaagagaaggggttcatcGAGGTGTTCcgggtttgattggctgcatattgcgctgCATCGTAAACCACTACATGGCGCTAAGTAAAGGAAAAGGTTTCATTcatgtagctccacaataccttgcaggaaaatactgaatgtggAAGCGCCTTGAGTATTCACTGAGTGgtggatatgagcgctatataaaaagccaTAATTTTTATGATTATTATTCACTCTTTGTTTATGGGATTTGagtcattgcatggtgaggtatcaatgtatatttggtttgtggtaacaccatgtgtgtatctacttgccaggtagagtttgttcttagagaactgtctttctttattttactactgcggagtagatatTCAGattttcaggagacttctctgttttgaaaagaaccgtcctgctttttaactactacctgggcagaaggtagaagATCGGCTGGgcctactactttagcttaaaggATCAATGTTAACTGCACTGCTGCGGAGTGATTTCTTAATTGGTCTCCACTCTTTGTGATTCTATACTTTCAGCATTGTATCCCAGGGAAGACAGGTTGAGGTGCAATGCAGGGGAGAGACGACAACCCCTGGGTTGACATCATACTTCAGTCTGAACACCTCGGCAGGACAAACAGGGTAGGTCTACGTGAATGGTAGTATTGaccacacgcggcgactgacgccacgctcaccatgttggtggtcaataggtttaggTGTAAACGCCACGtagcctaaaatgcacacttcactgaataacacacgttgacattgaccaccaaaatggcgcatccaagattattttgatgatgacgtcaggtgaattgaaTCAATACATCCACATGGCAAGGGAAATATTGTGTTGACATAACCAAATATCCACAAGTGATGGGAAAAACTTGTGTTGACACTAACACAAATCCACAAGTCAATGCAAGCATTGTGTTGATACTGAAATGAATCCACAAGTCAAGTGAAACAGTTTATTGACACTGACACAAATCCACTTGTCTAGTCAAGGGAAACAGCGGTCAGCATTGTATCCCAGGGAAGACAGGTTGAGGTGCAATGCAGGGGAGAGACAAGATGTCAACCCCTGGGTTGACATCGATGTACTTCAGTCTGAACACCTCGGCAGGACAAACAGTGTAGGTCATCGTAGTAGTAGTGGTCCACAAGTCAAGTGAAACTGTTCATACAAATCCACTAATCAAGGGCAACACTGTGTTGACactaaaattgaaaataaaacgaACCAACAAGTCCAGGGAAACTGTATTCACTCATACACTAACACACATCCACAAGTATAGGGAAACATTGTGTTGACATTAACAAATATCCACAAGTCAAGGCAAACAGTGTGTTGATACTAAAATGAATCCACAAGTCGAGTGAAATAGTTTGTTGGCACTAACACAAATCCACTGGTCAAGGGAATCAGTGTTTTGACACTAACAAATATCCAAAAG
Above is a genomic segment from Asterias amurensis chromosome 6, ASM3211899v1 containing:
- the LOC139938277 gene encoding uncharacterized protein; the protein is MSVTRLCRSLHQSNFRPFLSDAKSINLISKMVFASLHNSNPSDGSDLPDGDVHVPLDSILNLRRIDAHGKLYRSAKQDKASPEDIKHLQSLGIRTHLDLRSKTEYLRESTPKAIDHIVGVLIPKSLPDPKVKPYPIDIPMKGLKKKIVDVKDLSQRRYLIDFFSFELAMKTFNSAPLYKRLLALCVLVFDIIMGNNFKHFVRMFKDTINDHGLSGQYIDMLEFGGKQLCFVLRTVSNPDNLPALVSCAHGKDRTGIVTAMILSILGKSDEYIAEEYAMSEEGLKPIRSSVRDDIVLQFRFDESFATAKKETMLKVLEYLRDRYGSIENFLESLGFGKEEQERLRQVLS